The genomic region TAAATGTCCATGTAAGCTGTTGAGGTTTAGCCTGTAGTTCAGTACAGGAACAGGGCAAAACTACAGACTCTCCTGAGTGTCCCGTCACCTCAAGCGTCTGTTTATTCTCATCCAGATAACAGCCTGACAACACATTCACAACACTTACACTCACATTCACTTTTACACTTTGCTGACAGAAGAGAATATACACTGCATTTTAACTGAAACACGTTTCAGGAAAAGGCTTCTATTTACCTTTTATTGTTACCCTAATTGATGTAGAACTTTGTGAAGTTTGACACATATAGTCCCCTTCATCCTCTTTACTCAAGTCAGAAATGAGCAAAGACAGATCAGTAGATGTTTGATTGAACAGCTTCAGTCTGTTCTTATATTTCTCTTCTTTAAACACTTCAGTCCACTTGTATTCCATTCTGTTGTAGTAGCTCCATCTGAGTGTCTGTTTTGTAGAATGAGGGTAAACACATGAGCAGGGCAGCAGGACTGATCCACCTGTGTAACCTGTAACTGCTTTAGACTGACCTTGAACTAAAAGATAACAACCTGCAGATGGAGAGAGTTTATTTCAGAACAGATGAAAGTGAGCTTCAGAGGGGAACATAAAAATCAGGAAGACCTAACAGCTTAACTGTTTTATTACAAAATCACTGCGAAATACATTAACTAgtttaaaagtcaaataaacttaATATAACTCTATATGAGGCATTCTACAATTCACTTTCATTTCTACAGTTCAAGTATAATAATGGCTCATgagctttaagctatatttatattCTAGTTAAGACTGCTGTAGTCTCTATAATATGACAAATGCTTTGATTAAATGGTAAATAGAGATCAACTACGAATCAACTGAATCACTAAACTCACACAAATTCACACCCACTGATGACTGACTCATTTCACTCTCAGTTCTTTCAGAATTAAAGTATTAGTGAGTGTGCTCTTACCTTCAGTAAAGTGAAGAGTAAAGAGAAGAAGACAGAAAAACTCCTTCATGATTCTCTGAACTTACTAATGATCCAGATTTATCCACTCTTCACTTCAGTGGTCTTGATTCTGTGCTGCTCATTTCTTCAAACTCTTCAACTACGTTTTGTCATTTCCTCCTTTTTTCTATTTCCTTCCTGAATCTTTGACATTACTATAACATTAGTCTTCATGCTTTTTTATGGATTATATCAGGGTTTCTTATTTCACTGCAGCTCATGATTACCATTTAGATCAAATCAGTAGATCATGATTCATCTGTAGTCTGATTTATTGCTGTTAAACTgagaattttgagtgaaatttTGTTTTGAGCATCAAACGGAAATGATGAAATAATCTTCATCTGAAGTTGTGAAAACATGTTTTCCATGTAAGTAGAAAAACACTAAATCAAGAAACAACAAAACGATGTGTATGTGTTTAATCTTCAAACCCGCTCTTAAACGAACACCAGAAGTCAAACTGATGACAGGATGTTCACGTTGTGTAACTGTGAAAGTGTTTAGCGTGATACAATAGAAAAGTGCATTAAAAAGTTAACACTGAAATACAGTGCTGATCTCCTGAATATGAATGGTTTGTGCTTTTGTGCCATggcgctctttctctctctctctgtgtgtgtatgtgtgtatagataaatgaattgtattttatagtgcaacaacaacaaaaaaatctttctATCAAAGTAACATCAAAGTAATAATGATGTACtcataaattatgttttattgtattaaaataacagaaacttgagaaagacaaaaatacacagaatattaaatcactaaaaataatacaaataaaaatagcaatgcTTGCTTAGTTTGCTGATATTTTCACATGATGTTCACAATGTAACCTGATGTGTTCTTGCTTATTAttcatttccaacatttttatatTCAACATTTAATCaagtagcaaaaataaataaattaaattagaaatgaatttttctaaaaaaaatttctTGTTGCTGATTAGTttgtttaaaacataaataaactagATTGTTTGAAGTTGAACCGAATGAAtgtataaactaaattagctACGTCAATACGAAATATTAATAGTTCTAGCTAAGTTAAACACTATCAAAAGTTTTAAACAAAGCACAGTATATGATTATGAGAcatatttgtttgcttgtgtttGCACATGCTTTTGTTTCTCTGAGCTGCTGTTGTCATGAATGGAGCAAAACTCATTAAGAAACATCTGACTGTTTTATGTTGTAGAGACTGAGATCAGTGTCTGTTTTCTAAATTGTCACATCAACACAATAGAATAGACAAAAACAGATAAGCAGCTTGAAACATTAATAAGTATAATAAGTTATCtgattgtttttttctgaataaaataataacaataataataatacctattAAAAATAGGTATTATGCTAAAATTATTAACATTGACTACTTTACATTAAAGTCAATTTCATGTTTGTTTTCTCGAGggctgagtgttttttttttttcttccgttGGTTTTGTAGGTTAATTGAATGGTTTGTTAATTAAGAGATTGACTGAAAGTTCCTCTATTGAGATTTAAAACAACAGAACTGGTTTTGCACTAATTTGCCAAAAAAGTGACCTAATCCTACCTTTAGTTACAATAATAGACACAATGAATATAAACTGATAATATACATGAACAAACAAGTTTCTTTACTGAAGAAACTCAATAAACAATCACAGTGCAGGAAGAAAATTTAAGTGAACCGATAGACAAATTACTTTAATGAGAGGTTATTTGTGTCAGAAGATTGCGCATACAGTATGGAGTTTAATTCATGAAATGATTCTGAAGATGTAACATCGAGCTGTTTTAATTGAGAAAACACACTAAGTCATTTTAAGATTGCTGTTTGTAAAACTAATGTGAAACATGCCTGAAGAATGATGATACAAAACAACCTCAAAATATTTAGACACCGACCAAATATTTAGACAAAATGTCATCTTCTCTTAGGCAAATGTGACAGTTTAGTACTGTAGCCCTACATACAGTAGATGGGCACTCAGCCAGAATGACATCTAGACTAAAAGGCGCTAAATTCTCAATAAGGTAAAGAAGAATTCGTTAGTAACAGCTGAAGGCTTGAAGACATAACTGTTTCTgaaattaatttctttttaaatttttatgaaatttacatttttttttcactcacAGCATGGTAAATCTATGGCATACAGTATATTCTGATGTGATCTTCTTTAAATAGCCTACATATGCACAGGTGCCTGTTTGCTGTGTTTTATTCCTGTCAACATGAATTTCattgttttgtatttcattatCTTGTGTATCTATTTTTATTTGGTGTCGCTCGTAATCAAGGAACAGCGTGATTTGTAGGCATGTGGACAAGACaggctttaaaaacattttggtgGTTGGCTGCACAATAATCTTAGTTCTACTACTGCTCTCTTCTCTGAAAAGCAGGCATGTGCTTGTATTGCTGGAGTTTATTGAAGGCAAATTCATAAGTTTGTTTGGACTGGCGCATATACGTACAGTCGACTGCATGAGTGAATGACGCAATAGTGCAGCCCACATTCTTCACTGCTGAAATTATTTATTGCtgatgtaaattaataaattcatgtaATTAGTAATGACAATTTCATTCAGTTTGGGAATTTTTAGTCCAGTTGAGGTGTTTATAGGGATGAGTTTAATTTGAACTTGACTTGACTGGTGGCACCAAATTAAGGCCCTGGGACTAACTATTGGTGGTGCCAGTGCCACCACTCTCAAGTGTTAGTCTGGAGCACTGTTTGGGATGAATCAGTGCAAAGATTGTGAATC from Danio aesculapii chromosome 3, fDanAes4.1, whole genome shotgun sequence harbors:
- the LOC130219488 gene encoding obscurin-like, with amino-acid sequence MKEFFCLLLFTLHFTEGCYLLVQGQSKAVTGYTGGSVLLPCSCVYPHSTKQTLRWSYYNRMEYKWTEVFKEEKYKNRLKLFNQTSTDLSLLISDLSKEDEGDYMCQTSQSSTSIRVTIKGCYLDENKQTLEVTGHSGESVVLPCSCTELQAKPQQLTWTFTALKPRGKPEEMYPDEQSERHRGRVKLLNEGSPGNLSLHISDLKTEDQGEYQCSVLTGQYTITLTVTGDTTYTTSEPIKQTQISTAKQSEDNLITEQKPATADSKDNSEKQGE